GGCCTCATCCGCGATCACGGTCAGAGGGGCGCGGCGCAGCAGCGAAGAGGGCACGTCGGGCGTTTCCGGCCCCTCCAGCGTGCGGCGCAGGATGTCTCGTTTATGCGCTCCATTCACCAGCAGCAGCACCGCTCTGGCCGACAGAATCACGTTCATTCCGGCGGTGATGGCGTGGGTCGGCACGCTCAGTTCGCCCCAGTAGGCGCGGTTGCTCTCCAGGCTCGCGGGCGTGAGGGCCAGCACGCGGGTCGGAGCTGTGGGTGGGCTGGGCGGTTCGTTGAAGCCCAGGTGTCCGTTTGGCCCCAGTCCCAGAATCGCCAGATCGATGCCGCCCAGCGCGGCAATATCTGCTTCGAAGGCGGCAGGGTCGGTCAGCCGGACGGTCTTCCCGATGCCCAGCGGCGCGATAAAGGCACGTTCCATCCATCCCCACAGGCTGCGCGGGTCGTGGTCACTCAGGCCCAGATATTCGTCGAGCTGCACGGCAGTCACGCGGCTGAAATCGACTTCCCCGCGTGCTGCCCGCCTGCCCAGTTCGGTATATGTCGGCATCGGCGTGTTGCCCGTCGCCACCAGAATGCTGAGCGTCGGCTTTGCCCGCACCTGCGCAGCGATGAAGTCGGCG
The nucleotide sequence above comes from Deinococcus ruber. Encoded proteins:
- a CDS encoding glucosamine-6-phosphate deaminase — its product is MVAPTEMMQAGVTLDIQPDSQALALQAADFIAAQVRAKPTLSILVATGNTPMPTYTELGRRAARGEVDFSRVTAVQLDEYLGLSDHDPRSLWGWMERAFIAPLGIGKTVRLTDPAAFEADIAALGGIDLAILGLGPNGHLGFNEPPSPPTAPTRVLALTPASLESNRAYWGELSVPTHAITAGMNVILSARAVLLLVNGAHKRDILRRTLEGPETPDVPSSLLRRAPLTVIADEAAWT